From a region of the Asterias amurensis chromosome 2, ASM3211899v1 genome:
- the LOC139934020 gene encoding uncharacterized protein yields the protein MHQCKLGLPVACVVMVLLQLVTSESSVFGRLRRNNEVNEGGMKHDGMCPDPGNRYASLSCPDGCRIELADYDCENYEKCCPTLCSDTSFTCMEIETNEGVDSMGYFR from the exons ATGCATCAATGCAAGCTAGGTCTACCTGTTGCCTGTGTGGTCATGGTTCTACTCCAACTTGTGACGTCTGAGTCGTCTGTGTTTGGACGCTTGCGTAGAAATAACGAAGTAAACGAGGGTG GGATGAAACATGATGGCATGTGTCCCGACCCGGGCAACAGATACGCGAGTTTAAGCTGTCCAGATGGTTGTCGAATTGAACTTGCTGATTACGACTGTGAGAATTATGAAAAATGCTGCCCTACCCTTTGTAGCGACACAAGCTTCACGTGCATGGAAATAGAAACAAATGAAGGCGTTGATTCGATGGGGTACTTCCGTTGA